The proteins below come from a single Epinephelus moara isolate mb chromosome 19, YSFRI_EMoa_1.0, whole genome shotgun sequence genomic window:
- the ftr14l gene encoding tripartite motif-containing protein 16, whose amino-acid sequence MSHPSTLDLDRYSSLEKSRRSTSRSQSRSLARSEAKSGEVLCDFCTNRKQKAEKSCLVCLASYCETHVQTHYDYPALMKHKLVKATGQMREKLCAQHDKLLEAFCRSDDTSVCVLCMMDEHKNHDIVPAGTERTEKQKQLGATLHKSQMRIDQRVKKWQDLRQAVESVKHSAQTALEENERIFTELLLSIERKYNEVKEMILSHEKTTVTRAEMVLDRLEEEITLLRKKHTDLEKLSRTDDHIHFLQSWQSLSGPSGYEDLNNISVAPNYSFESTKRAVAALKLQVEEVSKTEMSKISGAVKDVYITQEVEAKTRRESSLREEPRIREEPRIREEPRTREEPRTREDFLKYSCQLILDVNSVHRNLHLSEGNRTATMKNDPKNYPDHQDRFDHWQQVLCRDSVTGRCYWEVDWRGTEIDVAVTYRGIRRKGNGNECSLGWNDKSWSLYCNDSKYTFVHNNKSKEIAAPMSSRIGVYLDYAAGTLAYYSVSDGMQLLHRVQTVFTQPLYPAFSVWGFDTTIRL is encoded by the exons atgtcccacCCCAGCACTCTGGATTTAGACAGATACAGCAGCTTGGAGAAATCTCGTCGCTCTACCAGTCGTAGCCAGTCCAGGTCCCTGGCCAGGTCTGAGGCCAAGTCAGGGGAAGTCCTGTGTGACTTCTgcacaaacaggaagcagaaggCTGAGAAGTCCTGCTTGGTGTGTCTGGCATCCTACTGCGAGACCCACGTCCAGACTCACTATGACTACCCTGCCCTGATGAAGCACAAACTGGTCAAAGCTACGGGTCAAATGAGAGAGAAGCTCTGTGCACAGCATGACAAGCTGCTGGAGGCTTTCTGTCGTTCTGATGACACATCggtgtgtgttctgtgtatGATGGATGAACACAAAAACCATGACATCGTCCCGGCTGGAACTGAGAGGACTGAGAAACAA AAACAACTTGGTGCAACGCTGCACAAATCCCAGATGCGGATTGACCAGAGAGTAAAGAAGTGGCAGGATCTCAGACAAGCTGTTGAATCAGTTAAA CACTCAGCTCAAACTGCACTGGAGGAGAATGAGCGGATCTTCACTGAGCTTCTACTTTCCATCGAGAGGAAGTACAATGAAGTCAAGGAGATGATCCTCTCCCACGAGAAGACCACTGTGACACGGGCTGAGATGGTGCTGGACCGCCTGGAGGAAGAGATCACTCTGCTGAGGAAGAAACACACTGACCTGGAGAAGCTCTCACGCACTGATGATCACATACACTTTCTGCAG AGCTGGCAGTCTCTGTCAGGCCCCTCGGGATATGAAGACCTCAACAACATCAGTGTTGCTCCCAATTACTCCTTTGAGAGCACCAAGAGAGCCGTCGCTGCACTGAAATTACAAGTAGAGGAAGTCAGCAAGACAGAGATGAGCAAAATCTCTGGAGCAG TGAAGGATGTGTACATCACACAAGAAGTTGAGGCAAAGACAAGGAGAGAATCAAGTTTGAGAGAAGAACCAAGGATAAGGGAAGAACCGAGGATAAGGGAAGAACCGAGGACAAGAGAAGAACCGAGGACAAGAGAAGACTTCCTGAAAT ACTCTTGCCAGCTGATTCTGGATGTCAACAGTGTCCATCGCAACCTTCACCTCTCTGAGGGGAACAGAACAGCAACAATGAAGAATGATCCCAAGAATTACCCTGATCACCAAGACCGATTTGACCACTGGCAGCAG GTGTTGTGCAGGGATAGTGTGACTGGTCGTTGTTACTGGGAGGTGGACTGGAGGGGAACAGAGATAGACGTCGCCGTGACCTACAGGGGAATCCGCCGTAAAGGAAATGGTAATGAATGCAGCCTGGGCTGGAACGACAAGTCGTGGAGTCTGTACTGCAATGACTCCAAGTACACCTTCGTGCACAACAATAAGAGCAAAGAGATTGCAGCTCCAATGTCATCTCGTATTGGCGTCTACCTGGATTATGCAGCAGGGACACTTGCATATTACAGTGTCTCTGATGGCATGCAGCttctgcacagagtccagactgtattcacacagcctctctaccctGCATTCAGTGTGTGGGGCTTTGATACTACCATAAGACTGTAG
- the si:ch211-198a12.6 gene encoding zinc finger protein 883 — MAESETECDTPGLDTLGSECVIAHSHVDLHYGAETEIMTEEKRGLELEIHGSDLKIQGLGTELGAVACVDAIVAETDHDYIKVEHGEMHCFTGAEIKTSGNETLLGEVLLKTESEHVVKVESDHGGELTVESENGVIIHEAHGLQCNECGEIFGSIADLHQHFEIHKDLNPYICVHCGESFAVEASLKQHMKIHMKEKPYVPPGVEIMGKDVIDAFSLKSHQMIHLPDKPHRCSECGKSFAAAITLREHMKMHSEDKPYKCTQCRKSFVRRRHLKKHQEVHAREKPYTCGQCGKGFATSSNLKQHQKTHAAVVLGDKPHRCAQCGKCFAAAATLREHQRIHSGEKPYKCNMCRKSFVRKRHLKKHQQVHAGGKPYTCRHCNKGFNHSSSLSRHHKTHLQNPVFSPPQPGKTLSYGTPPKQRVHQQGDKPYMCHHCDKGFNHSSSLSRHQRVHSEGKSYTCAHCGKRFNHSSSLARHQRVHLENKQPQQPQPPQPQPQQYTTIPTGKGFPNNAFPKQRILSVEKPYRCSQCGKGFNHSSSLSRHHRIHVDQ, encoded by the coding sequence ATGGCCGAGTCAGAGACTGAATGTGACACACCCGGCCTTGACACACTTGGGTCGGAGTGTGTCATAGCCCACAGCCATGTCGACCTTCACTATGGAGCAGAAACTGAGATCATGACAGAAGAAAAGCGTGGATTAGAGTTGGAGATCCATGGCTCAGACTTAAAGATCCAGGGACTGGGGACAGAGCTCGGCGCTGTAGCCTGTGTGGATGCAATTGTAGCTGAGACTGACCACGATTACATTAAAGTGGAACATGGTGAGATGCACTGTTTCACAGGAGCAGAAATCAAGACATCAGGAAATGAGACTCTGCTGGGAGAGGTGCTGCTTAAGACAGAAAGCGAGCATGTGGTGAAAGTGGAGTCTGACCATGGTGGGGAGTTGACAGTGGAATCTGAGAATGGTGTGATCATACACGAAGCCCATGGCCTGCAGTGTAATGAGTGCGGGGAGATTTTCGGCAGCATAGCTGATCTTCACCAACACTTTGAGATCCATAAGGACCTCAACCCATACATCTGTGTCCACTGTGGCGAGAGCTTTGCTGTGGAGGCTAGCCTCAAACAGCACATGAAGATTCACATGAAAGAAAAGCCCTATGTTCCCCCTGGAGTTGAGATTATGGGCAAAGATGTTATTGATGCCTTCAGCCTCAAGTCTCACCAGATGATTCATTTGCCAGACAAGCCCCACAGATGCTCAGAGTGTGGTAAGAGCTTTGCAGCTGCAATCACCCTGAGGGAACATATGAAGATGCATTCAGAGGACAAGCCCTACAAGTGCACCCAGTGTAGGAAGAGCTTTGTCCGCAGAAGGCATCTGAAAAAGCACCAGGAAGTCCATGCACGCGAGAAGCCATATACCTGTGGCCAGTGTGGCAAAGGCTTTGCCACTTCTTCCAACCTGAAGCAGCACCAGAAGACCCACGCTGCAGTCGTGCTCGGAGACAAACCCCACCGATGTGCACAATGTGGAAAGTGTTTTGCAGCTGCTGCCACTCTGAGGGAGCACCAGAGGATCCACTCGGGCGAGAAGCCGTACAAGTGCAACATGTGCAGGAAGAGTTTTGTCCGCAAGCGCCATTTGAAAAAGCACCAGCAAGTTCATGCCGGAGGGAAGCCCTATACCTGCAGACACTGCAACAAGGGCTTCAATcactcctcttctctctctcgcCACCACAAGACCCACCTGCAGAATCCAGTGTTTTCTCCACCTCAGCCTGGGAAAACCTTGTCTTACGGCACTCCCCCGAAGCAGAGGGTGCACCAGCAGGGAGACAAGCCCTACATGTGCCACCACTGTGATAAGGGTTTCAATCATTCCTCTTCCCTGTCTCGGCACCAAAGAGTCCACTCAGAGGGAAAGAGTTACACCTGCGCTCACTGTGGCAAAAGATTCAATCACTCCTCCTCCCTTGCTAGGCACCAGAGAGTTCACTTGGAGAATAAACAACCGCAGCAGCCCCAACCACCACAGCCGCAACCGCAGCAGTACACCACGATCCCCACAGGGAAGGGATTCCCTAACAACGCCTTTCCAAAACAGCGCATCCTGTCGGTTGAAAAGCCATACAGGTGCTCCCAGTGCGGAAAAGGCTTTAACCATTCTTCTTCCCTCTCCAGGCATCATAGGATCCATGTAGACCAGTGA